A window from Hymenobacter volaticus encodes these proteins:
- a CDS encoding aldo/keto reductase, whose protein sequence is MNTIKKVALGSQGLEVPVEGLGCMGMTTLAGMNVYGVADEAESIATIHRALELGVNLLDTADLYGPMLNERLVAKAIAGQRDQYLVATKFGYEIDDQETLTWNYNGRPEYVHKAVNRSLKNLGTDYIDLYYLHRLDPNTPIEDTVGAMAELVQAGKVRYIGLSEVSAEVLRRAHQVHPITALQTEYSIFDRRVEEEPILQTTQELGIGFVAYSPLGRGFLSGDIKTPDDFEASDIRRMLPRYQGENFYQNLALVEKIKTLADAKNVSPAQLALAWVLAQGVVAIPGTKRRTYLEQNVAAASIELSTSELAELEAIMPVGSTVGSAY, encoded by the coding sequence ATGAACACCATTAAAAAAGTAGCGCTAGGCAGTCAAGGGCTTGAAGTACCAGTGGAAGGATTGGGCTGCATGGGCATGACCACCCTGGCCGGCATGAACGTGTACGGTGTCGCCGATGAGGCTGAAAGCATAGCCACCATCCACCGAGCCTTGGAGCTAGGGGTAAACCTGCTGGACACGGCCGATTTGTACGGCCCCATGCTCAATGAGCGCCTGGTAGCCAAAGCCATTGCCGGTCAGCGCGACCAATACCTAGTCGCCACCAAATTCGGCTACGAGATTGACGACCAAGAAACCCTGACCTGGAATTACAATGGCCGACCTGAATACGTGCATAAAGCCGTAAACCGGTCGCTCAAAAATCTCGGTACCGATTACATCGACCTGTACTATCTGCACCGGCTCGACCCTAACACGCCCATCGAGGACACAGTAGGCGCTATGGCGGAGTTGGTGCAAGCCGGCAAGGTTCGCTACATCGGCCTGTCTGAAGTATCGGCCGAGGTATTGCGCCGGGCCCACCAAGTGCACCCCATTACGGCGCTGCAAACCGAATATTCCATCTTCGACCGGCGTGTGGAAGAAGAACCTATCCTGCAAACCACACAGGAATTGGGTATTGGCTTTGTGGCTTACTCGCCACTCGGCCGAGGCTTCTTATCCGGCGACATCAAAACGCCCGACGACTTCGAAGCCAGTGACATTCGGCGGATGTTACCGCGCTACCAGGGCGAAAACTTCTACCAGAATCTAGCGCTGGTGGAAAAGATCAAGACGTTGGCGGACGCTAAAAATGTTTCGCCCGCACAATTGGCGCTGGCCTGGGTGCTGGCCCAAGGCGTGGTGGCAATTCCGGGGACCAAGCGCCGCACGTATTTAGAGCAAAATGTAGCAGCTGCTAGCATCGAGCTAAGCACCTCGGAACTAGCTGAGCTAGAGGCCATCATGCCGGTGGGCAGCACGGTAGGTTCGGCGTACTAA
- a CDS encoding alpha/beta hydrolase family protein, which yields MDDFVGYCPVEVTDSVLNVSFPLAVLYPTRAPAKPQTVGGYILDLAINAPPKEGVFPLVIISHGKGSSPWVYRTLAHHLAGNGFIVGLPEHPFNNRDNKSWQGTLQNLEARPRHVQLAINSLFGHPVFAASLKPDWVALIGHSMGGYTALALAGGIPTCFPYESPDQQARTVETVTDDRVKALVLLTPATPWFFTEGSLRLVDVPILLLEAEKDEHTPPEHGLLVLHRVADQNKIQHRVIENAGHFSFLSPFPAARTSPMFPPSQDPPGFDRLQFHTELNAEVLAFLTRQIQ from the coding sequence ATGGACGATTTTGTAGGCTACTGCCCAGTTGAGGTAACCGACAGCGTGCTGAACGTATCGTTCCCGCTGGCTGTCTTATACCCGACTCGCGCGCCCGCAAAACCACAAACCGTGGGGGGCTACATACTGGATCTAGCCATCAACGCTCCCCCAAAAGAAGGGGTGTTTCCCTTAGTTATCATTTCGCACGGCAAGGGAAGCTCGCCTTGGGTGTACCGGACGCTGGCGCACCATCTGGCTGGCAATGGGTTCATCGTGGGTTTGCCCGAGCATCCGTTCAACAACCGCGACAACAAATCCTGGCAAGGAACCCTTCAGAACTTGGAGGCTCGACCGCGCCACGTGCAATTAGCCATCAACAGCCTGTTCGGGCATCCAGTGTTTGCGGCGTCTCTAAAGCCTGACTGGGTAGCACTGATTGGCCATTCGATGGGCGGCTACACGGCCTTGGCCTTGGCGGGCGGCATCCCAACCTGCTTTCCTTATGAATCGCCTGATCAGCAAGCGCGCACCGTCGAGACGGTTACTGATGATCGGGTTAAAGCCCTGGTACTGTTGACGCCGGCTACGCCGTGGTTCTTCACAGAAGGGTCTTTGCGCCTCGTCGATGTTCCTATCTTACTACTTGAAGCCGAAAAAGACGAGCACACTCCGCCCGAGCATGGCTTACTCGTTTTGCACAGAGTAGCCGACCAGAACAAAATTCAACATCGCGTAATCGAGAATGCAGGGCACTTCTCTTTCCTTAGTCCGTTTCCTGCCGCCAGAACTAGTCCCATGTTTCCGCCCTCGCAAGACCCGCCTGGCTTCGACCGGCTGCAGTTTCATACCGAGTTGAACGCAGAAGTACTAGCTTTCTTAACGCGTCAAATACAGTAG
- a CDS encoding helix-turn-helix domain-containing protein, whose translation MKHPAKEFRVLNTVSDYTRFYGLPAPAHPLLTIVDLAYARELARTQNLPPVTTPVVQQLYTVFLKRGLKGTLYYGHQSYDYSEGVLGFLAPGQVFAVDATLDTSEVSGWMLTFHPDLLTKYPLGKKIASYGFFSYEVHEALHLSAREESMLDSVLSIIQNEYEQPIDTFSQDVLVSQLEVLLSYANRFYHRQFLTRRTAEHDLLSRFEALLNAYFAQYGEQPLPTVQYFADELNVSPAYLSDMLRSLTGQNTQQHLHHGLIEKAKRLLLTTSLSINETAFQLGFEYPQYFSRLFKSKTGLTPAAFRMSIN comes from the coding sequence ATGAAACATCCCGCCAAAGAGTTCCGTGTGCTAAATACCGTATCGGATTACACCCGGTTCTACGGCTTACCCGCTCCCGCGCATCCGCTACTTACCATCGTCGACTTAGCCTATGCCCGTGAGTTAGCCCGCACGCAAAATCTGCCGCCCGTAACCACTCCGGTGGTACAACAGCTCTACACGGTTTTTCTGAAGCGCGGCTTGAAGGGCACGCTCTACTACGGTCATCAATCGTACGACTATAGCGAGGGGGTGCTCGGCTTTTTGGCGCCTGGGCAGGTGTTCGCCGTTGACGCAACGTTGGACACTTCCGAGGTAAGTGGCTGGATGCTAACATTTCACCCCGATCTGCTGACTAAGTACCCGCTCGGCAAGAAAATAGCCAGCTACGGCTTCTTTTCCTACGAGGTCCATGAAGCGCTGCACCTCTCCGCCCGGGAGGAAAGCATGCTGGACAGTGTGTTGAGCATCATCCAAAACGAATACGAGCAGCCCATTGACACCTTCAGTCAGGATGTGCTCGTTTCTCAACTGGAAGTGCTGCTGAGTTACGCAAACCGCTTCTACCATCGCCAGTTCCTGACCCGCCGCACAGCCGAACATGATTTGCTAAGCCGCTTTGAGGCGCTGCTAAACGCGTACTTTGCGCAATACGGCGAACAGCCCTTGCCCACCGTGCAATACTTTGCCGATGAACTAAACGTGTCACCTGCCTACCTCAGCGACATGCTCCGCTCCCTTACCGGCCAGAATACGCAACAACACTTGCACCACGGCCTAATAGAGAAAGCAAAGCGCCTGCTGCTGACTACCTCCCTTTCCATCAACGAAACGGCCTTTCAACTAGGCTTCGAGTACCCGCAGTACTTCTCCCGGCTGTTTAAAAGCAAAACGGGACTCACGCCCGCGGCCTTTCGAATGTCAATAAACTAG